The following is a genomic window from Desulforhopalus sp..
ATGGTCAAGGGCACCGACTATGTGGACAGCGGCTGGTTCGGACAGGTCAACCACCCGGCGGCCGGAAACTACTTCTATCTGGTGACCGCCTACAACGCCACCGGCGAGACGGCCTTCAACGCCGCTGCGGTCATTGCCCGGGCCACCACCGCCGGGGAGATGAACAAGCTCTCCTGGCTACCGGTCAGCGGCGCGACCGGCTATCGCGTCTACCGGGCCGCCACCAACGGCGCACGCACCGACTACAAGCGACTGATGGAACTGGGCAGCGAGGCGATCTCCTACGTCGACGACGGTGTCGAAGAGATCGGCACCGCTTCGCCTCCCGCCACCAACACGGCCGGACTCACCATGTCGCCGGTGCAGCTCGAGCTGGGCAATCTCAATGTGATCAACTTCGGGCGCGGCAGCCTCGGCGACCAGCCGGTGAACGGTTCCAACTGCAGCCTGGACTACGACTATTACCTCGGCCGTCGCGACATCGTTTACGCCACCACCACCGAGATCAAGCGGCTGGAAGGGGCTCCGGCCGATTTCCCGAAGCTGCCCATCGTGCCGGAAAACGCCCTGGGGCTGGGCAGCATCGACTGCCCGCCCAACTCCACCGACATGGAGATCCGCAACTTCGGCCTGACCCGCATCACCATGGACCAGATCCACGACATCATTCAGGACGTCGAGGATCTGAAGTACAACGATGCCCAGTACCAGATGAACAACGAGCTGCAGAACCGGGACGCCCAGACCAAGAAAGGCATCTACTCGGACGACTTCTCGAACACCGCCCAGTCGGACATCTACCACGCCGAATGGGACGCCCGGGTGAACGAGATCGCCCGCTTCGTCGCGCCGGACCGCATTCCGCACTCCACCGTGCTCTCGGTCGATCAGGCGGGCAGCAACGCCAGCTTCTTCGGCAGCCTGGTGCTGCTGCCGGGCAACGAGACCGTGCTGGTGGAGCAGAACGACTGGTCCGAGGAGCGCAACATCAACCCCTACGCGGTGTTCGACAAGCCCCCGGCCATGCTGCAGATCACGCCCAACCTCGGGCGGCGCGGCCAGACCGGCATCGCCGTCACCGGCATCAACTTCACCCCGAGCAAGTCCGGCATCGTGCTGCGCTGCGACGGCCAGGTGATGGCCAGCAACCTGATCAGCGACGAGGCCGGTCGGGTCAGCGCCTCCTTCACCATTCCGACCAACGCCCGCAACGGCAACCGCATCGTGGAGATGGCCGACGGCGTCTACTCGGCCCGGGCCAGCCTGCAGATTAACGATCCGCTGGTCATTACCCGCATCGAGCGCATCATCGAGAACCGCATCATCCGCGTGCCCGTGGTGCAGGTGGTCTGGCGCACTCAGACCATCTTCGTACCCCGCGATCCGCTGGCCCAGACCTTCAGTTTCACCCAAAACCAGGTGATCTCCAGCATCGGGCTGCAGTTCACCGCCAGGGACCCGAGCATCCCGGTCACCGTGCAGATTCGCGGCGTCACCACCGGTCTGCCCAACGGCGTGGTGTTCGCCGAGAAGGTGCTGGCCCCGAACGAGATCAGCCTGAGCGGCGAGACCCGCATTCGCTTCGACGACCCGTTCTACGCCGAGGCCAACACCAGCTATTCCGTGGTGCTGCTGACCAACAGCACCAATTACAAGGTCCGCACCGCCACCCTCGGCAAGATGGGCCGCTGGGGCATCATCACCCGGCAGACCTACATGGAAGGTGTGCTACTGGAGAGCTCCAACGCCGAAACCTGGACGCCGCTCAACGGCTCCGACCTGGCGATGAAGATCTACGGCTACAATTTTCAATCCGAGGGGATGATCCGCTTCCAGCCGATCACCGGCGTGCAGTTCTCCGACATCAACCTCGACGAATACTCGGCCATCCCCCAAAGCACCGCCCTCGATTGGGAATACTCCACCGACGGCGGCGTGACCTGGGACGCCATGGTTCCCGCCGAGGAGGAACGGCTGCCCAACCTCGCCACCCGGGTCCAGATCCGCGTGCGCCTGAGCAGCTCGCTTTCCAACGACACCCCGGCCATCAACTTCCGCGACGTCAACCTGGTGGGCTACCTCAACAAGACCACCGGGGCCTACCTGACCCGCGAGAATGAGCTGACCCAGGGGGTGGAATCGACCAAGGCCTATGTGCAGATGCAAATCCCCAGCGGCACCACCCTGCAATGGTTTGCCAGCAACGACGGCGGCCTGACCTGGGAGGCGATGACCATCCAGGACACCCGGCCCATCGACGAGAACTGGACCGAGTACACCCTGGTGCGAACCTTCACGGACAACACCGGCAACAAGGTCCGCTACAAGGCCGAGATGACCGGCACGCCGCTGATCTACCCGCGCATCCATTCGCTGGGCGCGACCCTGAGCTAAGGAGGCACGGCCATGATCGTTCGACGCAAAGGCGGCCTGACCGAGTTCATCCCCACGCCGCAGGAGAAGCGCGACGGCCTGATCCGCGACCACGCCCTGGGACTGCTGGAGAATCTGCACCAGCGCCTGGCGCGGCTGGAACGGGCATCAAAGATCCCGACCGACGAAGCGGAGGCCTTCACGGCGCTGCTGGCGCGGATGCGGGCCGATGAGTCGCGCAACCTCGAGCTGCACGCCAGCCTGATCACCTCCGATACCGCCTCCGGCTGACCGGCTCACTGCCACCGCCAACCCAGAAACCCCGGATACGGCCAGCCCGTTCCGGGGTTTCTGCCGCCTGTGCGCCGCCCAATCCGTCCAAGCTCGCAAGTTATTGAAAATAAACGTGTTAAATGTCGTCTTCGGCTGTTCTTCTACTTGATTTGTGTCCGGAAAGAAGCATTCATTCATGGTGTAATCGGAGGCTGAAAAGCCTTGCCAGACAACGACTTATAAGCGCCACGAACGACGGAGGCACGCATGAACCTGAAAGAGATCCACTACGGGATCGAGATCGAGACCGTAAAACGCACCCGGGAGCAGATCGCCTGGGCCATCCACTCGGTGGTAGGCGGCACGGTCCGCCATGTCGGCATCCCCAGCAGCTATGACCCCTGGGAGGTCGAGGACCTGCGCGGCCGCGTCTGGAAGGTGGTGGGGGACGCCTCCCTGACCAGCGTCCCGGCCCATCTGCGGGCCGAGGTGGTCAGCCCGGTGCTCGGCTACGACGACATCCCGCAACTGCAGGAGGCGGTCCGGGCCATCCGCCGCGCCGGAGGCAAGATCAACAGCCAGTGCGGCATTCACATCCATATCGACGCCGCGCCCTTCGACGGCAGACACCTGGGTAACCTGGCCAAGATCATTTACAAGCAGGAGCCGCTAATCCTCCACGCCCTCGACATCAGCCGCGACCGGCTCAATCGCTACACCCGGCCGGTCAGCGATGAACTGATCCAGCGTATCGAACAGCATCGCCCGCGCACCAAGGACCAGCTCAACCGAATCTGGTACGGCTACCACAACCGCCAGCCCCAGCACTACGACAACAGCCGCTATCACGGGGTCAACCTGCACAACGTCTGGTACCGGGGCACGGTGGAGTTCCGCTGGTTCGAGGCGACCCTCCATGCGGGACGGATCAAAGCCTACCTGCAATTCTGCCTCGCCGTCGCCGCCAAGGCGCTCAACGGTCGGGCAGCCTCCAGCCGCAAGCGGGATTTCGATCCCCAAAGCGCCAAGTACGACTTCCGGGTCTTCCTGCTCCACCTCGGCCTGATCGGCGACGAGTTCAAGACCGCCCGCAAGCATCTGATGGCCAACATGCCCGGCGACGCAGCCTTCAAGAACGGACGCCCCAAACCGCAGGACGTCCTTCCGGACGAAACAACCACTCTCACCAACGAGGCCGGGCAAGTTCCCGGCCTCACTGTTTAAGGAGGTGCCCCATGAAGATTCTGATCCGCTCCACCACGCTGGACGGCGAACCGATCCCAGGCAGCGGGGAAACCCTGCAAGCCGACGACTGCCTCGAAGTTGTCGAGCTGATGCGCGGCCAGACGCCATTTACCGCCAGCCGAGCACCCCGGGACTACATGACCGAGGTGCTCTCAGGCATCGAAGGCGGGCCGACCCAGCCATTGCCGGAGGATGCCGCCGCTGCGGCCGCCGAGTTTCTGACCCGTCTGGCGCGGCACGGCCTGATCGAGTTCCTGCCTGACGACAAGGCCAGCGATCCCTGGCCGGAACGCTTCCTCGAAGCCCTGGAGACGGTGCGGCTCTCCGGGCGCACCAACATGCTCGATCACCCGGAGGTGACCCGGCTGATCGCCGAGATGGGCTACC
Proteins encoded in this region:
- a CDS encoding VrlD, translated to MIVRRKGGLTEFIPTPQEKRDGLIRDHALGLLENLHQRLARLERASKIPTDEAEAFTALLARMRADESRNLELHASLITSDTASG
- a CDS encoding amidoligase family protein, giving the protein MNLKEIHYGIEIETVKRTREQIAWAIHSVVGGTVRHVGIPSSYDPWEVEDLRGRVWKVVGDASLTSVPAHLRAEVVSPVLGYDDIPQLQEAVRAIRRAGGKINSQCGIHIHIDAAPFDGRHLGNLAKIIYKQEPLILHALDISRDRLNRYTRPVSDELIQRIEQHRPRTKDQLNRIWYGYHNRQPQHYDNSRYHGVNLHNVWYRGTVEFRWFEATLHAGRIKAYLQFCLAVAAKALNGRAASSRKRDFDPQSAKYDFRVFLLHLGLIGDEFKTARKHLMANMPGDAAFKNGRPKPQDVLPDETTTLTNEAGQVPGLTV
- a CDS encoding DUF4815 domain-containing protein; translated protein: MSISRETFDPTKNYKRIRYHQDRDLLDSELNEQQDIINLERRKIADILFKEGSIIMGLEVSATANVLTLAPGVVYIDGHLEQVSGATLTYDPATTSGADYVYVELLKYNYGYTQDPALINPATGEPTAEREKWVLSLKATDTSGQTLPNNVTERRVIPIYKFDRESGDVTPTVQEKSNLYLRDLLGTLPGSRITVSSITEDQLSFAAAEGLNSLIQNLAERTFDQAGSYLVRGFDTFIDGVDDDSVEAITNAGRAYIQGFRHQRDLPTSTLVPKSIATKSVRGEQKTFDINKRRYPVNSTPLKETTQVEAIVEITRNVTRGSVGGGEDLLDPNPVVDILEVSQGATIFQEGVDWQQSGNHVDWLGSGNEPAIGTTYTVRWTYTKQMVKGTDYVDSGWFGQVNHPAAGNYFYLVTAYNATGETAFNAAAVIARATTAGEMNKLSWLPVSGATGYRVYRAATNGARTDYKRLMELGSEAISYVDDGVEEIGTASPPATNTAGLTMSPVQLELGNLNVINFGRGSLGDQPVNGSNCSLDYDYYLGRRDIVYATTTEIKRLEGAPADFPKLPIVPENALGLGSIDCPPNSTDMEIRNFGLTRITMDQIHDIIQDVEDLKYNDAQYQMNNELQNRDAQTKKGIYSDDFSNTAQSDIYHAEWDARVNEIARFVAPDRIPHSTVLSVDQAGSNASFFGSLVLLPGNETVLVEQNDWSEERNINPYAVFDKPPAMLQITPNLGRRGQTGIAVTGINFTPSKSGIVLRCDGQVMASNLISDEAGRVSASFTIPTNARNGNRIVEMADGVYSARASLQINDPLVITRIERIIENRIIRVPVVQVVWRTQTIFVPRDPLAQTFSFTQNQVISSIGLQFTARDPSIPVTVQIRGVTTGLPNGVVFAEKVLAPNEISLSGETRIRFDDPFYAEANTSYSVVLLTNSTNYKVRTATLGKMGRWGIITRQTYMEGVLLESSNAETWTPLNGSDLAMKIYGYNFQSEGMIRFQPITGVQFSDINLDEYSAIPQSTALDWEYSTDGGVTWDAMVPAEEERLPNLATRVQIRVRLSSSLSNDTPAINFRDVNLVGYLNKTTGAYLTRENELTQGVESTKAYVQMQIPSGTTLQWFASNDGGLTWEAMTIQDTRPIDENWTEYTLVRTFTDNTGNKVRYKAEMTGTPLIYPRIHSLGATLS
- a CDS encoding DUF5049 domain-containing protein gives rise to the protein MKILIRSTTLDGEPIPGSGETLQADDCLEVVELMRGQTPFTASRAPRDYMTEVLSGIEGGPTQPLPEDAAAAAAEFLTRLARHGLIEFLPDDKASDPWPERFLEALETVRLSGRTNMLDHPEVTRLIAEMGYPEVAEWLADHRREYAAFVLEGTRPLGKNFGGKEDPAPCADK